A window of Ammospiza caudacuta isolate bAmmCau1 chromosome 13, bAmmCau1.pri, whole genome shotgun sequence genomic DNA:
cggcggggccaTGGCCACGGCGGGGCCGCGCTCCTTCAGCGCCGCCGAGGTGCGGGCGCGCTGCGCGCAGGGCGCCTGCCTGGTCTCCTGCCGCCGCCGCCTGTACGACCTGAGCGGCTTCGTGCGGCTGCACCCGGgcggggagcagctgctgcgCCGCCGCGCCGGCACCGACGTGAGCGCCGCGCTGGACGGGCCGCCGCACCGGCACTCGGAGAACGCCCGCCGCTGGCTGGAGCAGTACTACGTGGGGGACATAGAGCCCGGCGACGAGCAGGTACCGCCGCGGGGCCGAGCCGGGACCGGGGGACACGGCTATAGGGGAGCCGGGGGTACATACAGCCTCTGCGAGGTGCCTCTGGTGCTGGGTACAGGTGAACAAGGGCTGTGGGATGCCCCACGTCCCGAAACTGGCAAATGGAGAGGCTGTAGGGTGtcccaggtgctgctccaggATGTACAGGGTCTGTACAGTGAGTGTCCCGATCCCAGGTCCCGATCCAGGGTGTGCAGGGTCTGTACAGCGAATGTCCCGATCCCAGGTCCCGATGCAGGATGTGCAGGGTCTGTACAGTGAGTGTCCCGATCCCAAATCCCGATCCAGGATGTGCAGGATCTTTCTAAGGCACCCTAGGTGTGGCATACACAGCGTTTCTATAGTCGTGGGACTGGGATGTACAGAGATTATGGGGTGCCCTAGGTCCTGGATCGAGTTTTGATAGGGGCTCCAGGTCTGTGCTCTCTGGAatctgggcactgctgaggttATAGAGCATCTCAAGTCCAGAGTGCATGGAGTCTAAGATGTGCAGGGGCTGTAGGGCAAACTGTGCAGGATCTGAGTCATACAGGGTCTGTAGGGCACTCCAGGTCCAGGCTTCTCAGCACCCAAGCTGTTCAGGACATACAGAGGCTGGATAGGCTTTGGGGTGTACAAGATAGGAAGTTTCTGGGGTGCATGCAGCATATAAGGTGTTTAGTGCACCCAGATCTCAGTCTGAGCTGTTTGGGACTTGGTGTGAGCAGGACAGGATCCATAGGATCAGGCTCTTTAGGGTCTGGGATCTACAGGGCAATGAGGGGTGAAGGAGACAGAGGATGTTTGAGGCTTCTGGGGTCTGCATGGGTGGTGCCTGAGGTGTGCAGGGTGCCAAGGTCCCATGTGCCTCCTGGCTCCCAGGAGTTCTCTGGCTCTGAGGTGCAGGGGGCCCTGAGGGTGCCAAGCGCACAGAGCTGAGTACCTGCAGGGTCCccctccacagccacctccctccctgccatgcTAGGAAGCAGGGCTGATGGGTGTATCTGGGGTGCCAATGTGGCATGGAGGTGTTGGGGTCTTTGGAGGGGTGCAGGAGATGGAGCTCAGTGTCAGTTTTAGCGGGACTGTATGGCACAGAgtgggcactgggacaggacaCCCTTCCTGGCCCTGTCAGCACTCAAGCAGGGACCAcggtgctgggcacaggggttTGCCAGTGGtgagcagccactgctgagAGGGGAGCCCAGCCATATCCCTCACTGCCTGGTGAGGGGCATGGGACACAGCTCTGTCCCCGCCGTGCCAGTCCCGTGCTGCCCAGGTGGAAGGGAAGTTCCGCAGCCTCCGGGTGGCCCTGGGCACTCCTGCGCAGTTTCCAGCCCTCACCAGCGGCCGTGGGCAggatgctgagcagcagagccagcccagccccctTCTCCGGCCCAGCAGTTCCTCTCTCGGCATCCCAGCGGGGTCGGTGACCGGCCGGTCCCTCTGGCTGCTTGTTTGCTCTCGCTGCTGTcctgcccagggccagccccggccccagcgCCACAGACGGGGCTTTGTTTCAGCCCCGGTGCAATGCCTGCCTGTTCCCCGCACGGTCCCGGCCGTGGCACCTCCTCTGTTGGGACACTCGCCGAGCCGCCGCCTCCTCGCAGGCGTGACGAGCCCAGCGGGCTGGGGTAGGAAGGTACCGGACAAACGGGTTCCCGTGCCGAGGGGAGCCGCCACCATCCCAATGCAAATACATGGCGTGATAACGCAGGCTGCAGGGAGATCTGACACTGCCTGGTGCCAGATAAAccatcccagcctggagcacgCAGGGCAGGGATTAGAGCTGCCTGCTGTATGGTGAGGCTGCATCCAGCATGCACTGAGGTGACAGCTGCCCTGCCCTACTCCCcactccccaaaaatcctctctgGGGAGAGGTGGTGTCCTTGGTGGTGCTTGGGGTCATgctttgggtgttttggggcaggTGTAGCCCAAAGAGCTCTTTGGAGGAAGTGTTACATTACCCCAGTTTGATTCCACAGCTTTGCCAGTGCCTCTCCTTGCCCGTCGGATGTCCCGGGGCTGCATCATCCCCATGCTGAGGGATTCAGAATTCTCCGGTCCCACAGGCATCCAGCATCCTCCCCTGCTTCCCACAGGAATTTCCAGGATTTTGCAAAGGGGGGAAAATGTGTTAATGCAGGACAGATAAAGAAGACATGATCCAGCCTTCATTCCACTGGCCTCTCCGTGCCCCTTCCTGTGGCTCTCTCCTTTGGCCGCAGGTCACTTTTCTGCATCACCCAAATCCTTTTGGCTAAGGACAAATTAATCCCTAAATATTTTATCTATGCAAGCAGGACATACAGGGGAGATCAAAGTGAGTACCAACAATTACCTAAAGTAGACAGTGGATTTTAACAGCCTCGCTAGAAGGGAGCTGGATCATCTAATTACGCTTCCAGTTTGAGCAATGAGGGACTTTCATCACAGCCTCTTTGGGGTGCGTGACGTGGCTGTGACTCACAGTAAATCTTCCATCCTTCTCAGGTTTACtgtccttctcttcctcttgcCTGTATTGCTGCACCTGGCTTTGCACCTACCCTGGCTTTGCATCCCAGCCTGAGCATGCTTGGACGTGGGCGGGACACCTGGGGCACCTCTTTGGGGCTGATGTAACAAGAAGTCACTTTTTATATTGCTGCTATGATTAGCAGTTCAATTCACCTCCTTTTAATAGTCCTGCTGCACCCAGTGTTTAATGGGCCAAGAGACAGccagagagcacagagcacagtgctgctggggtggTGCTGTGGGATGGTGCCCCCACCTTCCTTGGTGCCCTCTGCACCTCCTGGGGTGTCCTCATGCTACATGCCTGTACCTGCACTGCCAACACAGCTTGTCCCATGTGGACACCAGCAAACAGCCTCTGAGGAGCTCAGTGAAGGTGCTGGAGGCTGTGGAGCAATGCAAGGTATGGTAGGACTCCTCTGGGGTTTGACTCACTGGGAAAATGGGTGGAAAATCCCCCTGGGTCCAGGcttttggcagagcagctgggccaggggggGCTTTCCAGCTTCTCTGGCTGTGTCCCAAGAACACTGAACCCTGTGCTGGGCCACTCTAGCTCACATCACAGCTGGATTTGTTCTTTTAATGCCCCCAAGCCCTgatgcagggcagcactgggctggcacagcccgtGCTCTCCAGCTGGTGCAGGACCAGTGCAGAGCGCCCTGTGTGACCCACGCAGGGCAGCCAGATGCTCTCAGGTGGATGCTGGGTCACCCAGTCACTGGATCGTGCCATGCCCTGGGTGTTTGGCCCTGTGTGTACCAGCAGCACTCACCAGGACTGCTGCTCACTCACAGCTACAGCGCCTTGTGGGCGTTAACTTTCGCTTCCTTACATCAGGCCCCTTGTTCATCTTCCCTGGCAGGACCTGTTtgcctggggacagctcaggTGCATCCTCACCACCCACAGGtgacagcagagcccagctcagcacagcccttgggcctcctcccagcccacctGTTTAGAGCAGAACGGGCAGAAGCCCCAGCAGTGGTTCAGGTCCATGGGGCTGGATCTCAGCAGGGCCCCTGCgtgcctggggcaggcaggaacAGGCCACCCTTTGGGGAGCCAGCTGGGACATGCCAGCGTGGTTTGTGTCCTGGTTGCGACACAGCTACAGTCCTttcagtgccagctccagggtgAGCAAGAGGAGagccttcctcctgctccccagctgaggaagaggaggggcaggagatgATTCAGGTGCTGACAGGGAGCTGCCATAGCCCACAGGGCAGTGGCATGTCACTGATGGTAACCAGCCCAGGTGCTGGTGGTGAGATGGGATGTGAGCCCCCAGTCCATCTCCCTGACCTGGGAGGACCAGGAAGCCTCCAGGCATGACACGGTGCTCAGGCATCCATGGGCAGGGGAACTGGAGGTGTGTGAACATTTCGGAAAAGGGAGGAGAGGTGCCGGGCATTGCGTCAGCCCAGCTTTCCTAAGCATCCTTCCTGGGCTGTGGTGCAAGCTGAAGGTGGAGAGCCCCAGCCCGTTTCTCAGGGCACGGATAAGACATTTCACTCTCTTAAAGCCAAATTTTCTTCCAAAgcacctgcagggcagaggcaaAACCATAAATCCACCATGCTTTGCTGGATTTTGAGACATCCCATCTGACCTAGGGTTTTGGAATGTCTGGCTGAAGGACAGAGTGTGCAGCATGGAAAATAGCAGTGGGAATCCTCACAGAGAGGTGTGGTGGTACATGGCATCAGCTCACATCGGTGCTCTGCCTGCAGTAAAATTGATGCCAGTGGGATTCCAGCCTGGAAATACTGGCTGGAAATATCCCCTGTCCTCCCATGCCTGCTGCCCCAGGCAAGGGGTTGCCTCAGAGCTGGGTAATGCAGTTCCTGTACCGGCAGAATGAGGCTTGAAATCCGGCTAGCCTGAGAAATGGGGTGGGAGCACATCTTGCAAGGAGTGCCTGCCGTGGGTAAACAGTGCCTGAGCCCTGCCTCGGTGTCCCCAGTTAAGTCCTGACATCTTGGCAAGGTGACACCGGTTTTCCTGCATCCCAggccctcctgcagctgccagggctgtatTGCCCTCTATAGGGAGGCAGTGCATCCCTGTCAGAGCTGTGGGGAGAGCATCCACTGAGGAGCTGGGGGAAAATCCTCCCAGTCTGGAAGCGGCACGGCTGAATCCGCAtcgggcagggctgagctgcgGCCCCGCCGTGTCCTGCCCGGGTTAATGGGTAACCCGGGCCGGCAGAGCGGGACAAAGGCATGCTCGGCAcgtcctgcagggcagccggcgctgctgccgggggGCACGGCTGGTATGGGGTGTGCACGGGCACGGCCCAGGCTCAGCGAGCCCCCACGGCCGGCGCCGGGGCTGGCacggctgcagcagggaggctgtgctggcagctggcaccGTGTTTGCTTCCCAGCATCAGCCGAGGCAGGTTCCTCCTGTTCCTCAGCCCGCCCTGCCAGCGGGACTGCAGCTGGGTCTCCATCCTGCCACCACCGCATCCCCTGTGCCTCAGTGTGCCCTCCTGAGCCACATCCCACCTCATATCCCACAGCCCATGGCAAGGGCAGCCAGTCCAAACCCCACCTCATATCCCATGGCAAGGGCAGCCAGTCCAGTGTCACCCTGTGAAGGACACTTTGCCTTTTTCCCTGGACAAGGTCACTCTTTCTGTGCGTTTTTCTTTGTGCCCACAGAAGGGTGGTGGCACCAGCTGTACCATGCTCCCCAGGcctgccagcccagctttcTGAGGGACCAAAAATTCAGGCTGGGCTTTTGTTGGAGATCATTGGggtgggaggagggagcagTAACCCAGCAATGCCCCAGGCTTTACTGGCAGTGCCAAGGTGAcctctgccatggcactgcCTATTTGCAGGGGAAGGTGCTGTCCCAGGGCCCAGAGTTTCTGCATTGCCACTCTGCCGTGctgtcctgtccatgggcagggCATTCCAAACACTGGGCTTGAGAGGAGGTTTCCAAAGAGCCCCGAGCCCACAATGTCtgaagggcagggcagctcactagcagctgcttccctcagGAAACCTGCTCTGCAGGAACTCACTGACTTAAATTCACCAGATTTTTCCCCATATTTGTTTAGCAGGCAGGAGCTCGCTCTGGCCATACCCCTAAGTGCTACAGCCATCACCATCCCAGCTGAATCCACCACTGGTGCTTCACCACAGagttttccctctctttccagAGCCTCTCTGAGACAGTGGATGAGAAGGAGGTGTCTGCAGCAGCCCAGACTCCAGAGCACACAGATCTCTGCTACAGAACAGTGCCTGTGGAGAGGGTAAGAGCTCTGGAGTCTCTCCTACACTCTTTGCCAGAGTGCTCCTGGGAAACACCAGGTCTCCCCTTCCCTGCGTGAGGGCTGGGTTTCTGCTGGGCTGTTGGGTGGGAGGGATGGCGTGTGGGAGCCAAGCTGACCCAGCCACTTGTGCCCTTTCTCCTGCTGTGGATGGCATTGCTCATGCTTTATTGCACAGGCGTGGCCCTGCTGGGAGGCTCCCATTGCAGCAGCATGGGAGAGATGCCTTTCTctgacagcagctgtgcccttcCACAGGGAAGTGTTGCCAAGCCACACCTtgcttgcttttatttctttcgtgctttatttattttattactttatttattttatttttttttttcccttgcctgAGCACTCGTAATGAGCAGGAAGGGATTCCCCAGGCTGGGTAGGGTGATCCCTGCGTTGCAGGGTGCTTCCTGCCTTGCCAGCTGCTTCCCAAGCATGCCACAACAGTGGGGACTTGTCCTCAAGGTGCCtttggctgcccctgccctccaCAGCTCCATCTGGTCACCACATCTTGCATGGTCCCAGCTGGTTGGTGAGCATGCTTTTATCTTGTAGAAAGTTGGAGTTTTTTTAGAGCAGGAGAACATCTTTCACCCcccaaattaatattttatcacTGAGCACCTTTAAAAGAGAATGTCCATTTTCAAGTGACCTTTTTGCTTTAACTTTCGCCCCAGTGGAGAATggctctgctcccatcccatACACCAGTTGGGGTTGTTTCCCCTCCTGTGTGACTGTAttcatccctgcctgcagcagagcccccaAAGTGCCCACAGCCACTGTGGATCCTTGCCCTGGGATGCCCTGAACGGAGCCATCCCCAccactggcagcacagccccaggtgccacatggctgtgccagtgctgtgtGGCACAAGCAGCCCAAGGAGAgctgccaggcccagggctTGGCCAGGCGAGCGTGGTTTCAgtcctggcacaggggtgggaCCAAGAATCCACCTTATCTGGCCAGGCCAGCAGAAGAtgtgcccagggatgctgagcaGCGGCAGAGGTGGTGATGCCAGTTGTGCCTCCCTGTTTTCATGCCATGCCAACATGTGTACCCACACAGGTCCCCTCTTACTCCTGCACCTGAGTTCAGCCgtgctcagcagcactgctggagccTGTGTTCCCATCCTGTgtcctgctccccatcccttcccagtTTGCTCCTTACTGGGGTGCCCaaacagctgtggctgccctatGTGTCCTTTACACAAGGAGAAACGTCCTTGACTGGGTTAgtgccatggggatgggatccatgTGGCACCAGAGGTGTTCTGCTGGGCCATATCACTGCTCACTATCTCATCTTGGCAGCAAAGAGCCTCAGTTATCAGGGCCTGATGCTGAGCCAGGTCTGGGTACAGCCACCTTCACCTTGATCTTCTGGCAGGTACCTGGTGGCATGGGGGTGAGCTAAGCCCTGGGCTGATGTGTGTTTGGTGTGTTTGGCCCCTTGtctgccctgtgctggtgctTGTGGGGAGCTCAGGGCACCTTGGAACCACAGACAGCTGCTCTTGGGGCATGGGAGGGGTTTGCAGCCCAGaatcctccagcagcagcagcagctcagctttgTGCCTGGTACTGGGATGGTTTGTGGGTTCCCCAGCACTACAGCCCCTGTGTGCTCCCCCAGGACCTGGTGGACTGGCAGAAGCCCCTGCTGTGGCAGGTGGGCTACCTGGGGGAGAAGTACGACGAGTGGGTGCACCAGCCCGTGGATCGGCCCATCCGCCTCTTCCACTCGGATTTCCTCGAGTTCCTCTCCAAGACAGCATGGTGAGCTCTGCACTGTGCCCTGGCTagtgcctgccctgggagggggaTGGCTCACCAGCCAGCAGGACGCCCTCtgacagctcctcctgccccataGGTACGTGGTGTTCATGGTGTGGACGCCCGTGGTGCTCTATCTCAGCTGGGTCAGCTACACCTCCCTTGCTCAGGGCAACACCAGGCTCTTCTCCTCCTTCACCACAGgtaccagcagcagcagcagtaaagCCTTTGGGCTTCCACTGCTGACCCCACACTGGGCCATGGGGCAGGAATGGGTTGGTTGGACACCTGCATCCCTTCCTCACCCCTCATTCTGTACGTGCTCACCAAAGCCACAtgcaagagcagcagctcagcaccttTCCCTTGTGGCCACCAGCACCTCTCCCTTGTGGCCGCCAGCGTGTCCCCTGCATGAAGCCCCCTGTGCTTGCCCACCTCCATCCCCTTCTCTCCCCAGGAGATTTGATCCCCCAGGGAtcagcagaggcacagagccccctggcctgcagcctgctccctcctgcctcgTTCCCTCGGTGCCCACAGCGCTGCGGGTGCCGGGGCGGTTCCGATGCCGCTGCCGCCCACCCGGCCGGGCTGAATGCCGGGGAACAAACCCGGCTCTGAGCGCCGCCGGCTCCGCACAGAGCGCGGCTTGTTCGCCCCGAGCGCCTGCCCCTGAATCTCCCACtgtctgctccctgctcccccggGAACAACAACCGTGCCCGGGGCAAGCTGTCTTCTTTgttgtccattttttttttttctttttttgctgggctccctattttttttttgcaaggtgccacccagtgccagctgtgcccggctgtggggtggggagcGCCGGCTGCACAGGCACTCCCTGCTCTTTGTGGCATCCAGCACCTTGCTGCCAagttttgtggggatttttttccctaaaattaaGTGGGTTTTGGGGCAATCCAAATTTTGCTAGGaaggacacagggctggcagccagcccTGAAAGAAGGAGGTGGCTGAAAAATGTTCTGCGGGGGAAAGTGCCCAACAAgtcttttgtttttccccccaaaaaataaacacCAACAGCACTGTTTTACTGTCATGAGTGCTGCCTGTGCAACTTAGGTCCTTCCTGCCTTGTTCTGGTGGGTGAAGCAGCTGTGTAATGGTGACACAGTCCCTAGAGTGCACATCCAAGCCCACGTTGGAATCTGGAATGCAGGGAGCTCCCCTCAGTCTTCCTGAGGCAGCAAGAAGCTGGCTGTTTCTGTAAATTAGTCGGAATCAAAGGAAAATGTGGTTTAGAGCAGAGCTTGGGCAGTTAGCTCCCtagaggagctcagggcaggaggtgGATGAGcggtgggagggaaggagagctgAGCATCACCCTGATGCCAGTGGGAGGATGGTGATGGATAAAAGCACCTGCACCTGCCCTGCTGACCACTGCATGTCTTGTTGTGTAGAGTACTCCATCCCTGTCCACAAATACTACTTCCCCTTCATCTTCCTCCTGGGAATGGTCCTGTGGTCCCTGCTAGAGTACCTCATCCACCGCTTTGTGTTCCACATGAAGCCACCTGCTAGCAATTACTATCTGATCACgctgcatttcctgctgcaTGGGCAGCACCACAAGGTGAGTCGCAGCTCCCGCCCCCGCTGACACCGCCTGGCCCGTGGGAATGGTGGCCTTTGCCCCGCTGCAGCTGTCACTGTGTGCCCtttgcccacacagagcctgttGCTGCCTGCTCAGTGTGACTGGTGGCATCCCAAGTGACGCACTTGCCCAATACCAGCAAGGGCTGTaaagcagctctggaggagctggagtTAATTTTTCAAGATGTGTGGTTGGGCAAGGGGGAAAACCAAAAGAGCCATAGGCTCTCTCTAGCTTTGCTGGAGGAAATGTGGAGCTTGGGCACCTACCAGATAAAGCCAtcccctgcctgggcacctGGGCACGCATGGGGGCCTGCTCCCACCACCAGGTACAACCTGGGGAGGGATTTTGCTGTTGGCTTTTCCCAGATGGGTTTCCCTGATGCTTGTCAGGGATGTGCAAAGGGAGGAAGGCTGAGTGGGAGCTGCCTGTCCCACCATCCCTCTCTGCTTCCAGTCTCCCTTCGACAGCTCCCGCCTGGTGTTCCCTCCCGTGCCGGCCTCGTTGGTGATCGGCTTCTTCTACGGCgtgctgcggctgctgctgcccgaGGTGCTGGGGCTCTGCGTCTTCGTCGGGGGCCTCTGCGGCTACGTCATCTACGACATGATGCACTATTACCTCCACTATGGCTCCCCCAAAAAGGGCACCTACCTGTACGGCCTCAAGGCCTACCACGTCAAGCACCACTTTGAACACCAAAAATCAGGTAGTGCTGCGCTCCCCGTGCGTGCTGGCAGGGGAAGGGGATGTCCAAGATCCAGCCTAGCTGCGTGGGTGAAGCTGATTGCTCCAAAATATTTGGGATTCAGGATGAGGAAAGccaagcactgtgctgctggggaagcagcaTGTGAGGTGCTGTAGCCCAGGGAGAATATTTCCTGGCTctcagggtgaggatgaggagccaGAGCAGGGGTGAAGGCAGCACCTGTCCCACTGGTGGGCATCAGTGCTGCCTGGAATGCCAAATCCCCATGGTGCTGGATGTGGGTGCCtatccctgcccagggcagcatctCTTCCTGCTGGGAGGTGTTGACAGGTGGAGGGTGAGGCCCTGGGCTTCTCCAGATCCGCCCCACACTTTCCCTAGCCCAGTGCTTGCTCAACCTGCCCTTTGCCCGGTTTCCTAGGAGAAAACGCCCCATCCAGATAAGCTATCATCCATGGGGCTTGTTGGCATGacccagccagctcctgctccctctgctcttcctcctcgTCTTCACTttgccttcctccctccccaaaaCGTGGCCACTCCTTCCTCACCAGTTAACACAGAGCCCTTGCAACACCTCGATGGTGGTGCCATGGGCTGAactctctcctgcctgcccacaggtTTTGGCATCAGCACACGCTTCTGGGATTATCCTTTCCGGACACTCATCCCTGAGGAGACCTTCAAGAAGGAGGActgacagccccagcccagagctcagctgctggctctgtgccccagcactggggctggtgttcctgccctgcccctgcctggggctgtgccacagcagtgACTCCAAGTGGAGCATCCCTGTGGAGTGCTGTGGTccagctgtggcactggcaggggGATGGGGGGCTGAGGATGGTGAggaaaggggaggaagaggCTGTGGGGTTCCCTGGTGCACTCCTGCCCTACCTCGCTGCCCTCCCGCTCCAGGCTATGGATGCACGGGCAGATCTGCTGCCTGGAAGATGAAGTGCCTGATGCCacgctccctcccctgccctggcaccttgccAGAGCCCTGTCTCTCCCGGGCTGCCCTCTCCCCAGGGCACCCAACACGCTGCAGTTGCCTCTATTGCCTAATTCATGCCGAGGGGATTCCCTGTCCTAGGTCCTTCTCCCAGCCCATCTCAGCACAGGGTTTTCTTGGCCTGCAGCCCTTTTGGGGCAGGTCCCACAGCTCTGGATTGTGCCTTTTTCTAACCCATATCTCTCTGCCAGATTTATCAAGTTCATGGTTTTCATAGACATTGGCTACTTGAAACTCAAACTCTGATGAAAAGAATTACTATGAGATGCCTTTTTTGCTGAtcctgtgattttattttttattattttttccctaatgttTACTGCAGATATTTAAAGGtttgaaataaatttatatGTAAAACTGTAGACACTACAATTGTAAATAAACtgtatattttgaaaaataaaactttctaaAAAGGGTCTGGGAAATGtatcccccagggctgctcacaaTTTTGTTCTCCCACCCTATGTGTGTCCCTTTCCAGGTGCTGATGGCCCTTAGAGCCACCATTCCTGGCTCCCGTCAGTGAGGTAGGAGATTTGCAGGGGATattctcagcagagctgtgtgacgTTGGGGCTCTGGGTAAGCAGAAGCTGC
This region includes:
- the FA2H gene encoding fatty acid 2-hydroxylase isoform X1; amino-acid sequence: MATAGPRSFSAAEVRARCAQGACLVSCRRRLYDLSGFVRLHPGGEQLLRRRAGTDVSAALDGPPHRHSENARRWLEQYYVGDIEPGDEQVPPRGRAGTGGHAQNPPAAAAAQLCAWYWDGLWVPQHYSPCVLPQDLVDWQKPLLWQVGYLGEKYDEWVHQPVDRPIRLFHSDFLEFLSKTAWYVVFMVWTPVVLYLSWVSYTSLAQGNTRLFSSFTTEYSIPVHKYYFPFIFLLGMVLWSLLEYLIHRFVFHMKPPASNYYLITLHFLLHGQHHKSPFDSSRLVFPPVPASLVIGFFYGVLRLLLPEVLGLCVFVGGLCGYVIYDMMHYYLHYGSPKKGTYLYGLKAYHVKHHFEHQKSGFGISTRFWDYPFRTLIPEETFKKED
- the FA2H gene encoding fatty acid 2-hydroxylase isoform X2, with product MATAGPRSFSAAEVRARCAQGACLVSCRRRLYDLSGFVRLHPGGEQLLRRRAGTDVSAALDGPPHRHSENARRWLEQYYVGDIEPGDEQSLSETVDEKEVSAAAQTPEHTDLCYRTVPVERDLVDWQKPLLWQVGYLGEKYDEWVHQPVDRPIRLFHSDFLEFLSKTAWYVVFMVWTPVVLYLSWVSYTSLAQGNTRLFSSFTTEYSIPVHKYYFPFIFLLGMVLWSLLEYLIHRFVFHMKPPASNYYLITLHFLLHGQHHKSPFDSSRLVFPPVPASLVIGFFYGVLRLLLPEVLGLCVFVGGLCGYVIYDMMHYYLHYGSPKKGTYLYGLKAYHVKHHFEHQKSGFGISTRFWDYPFRTLIPEETFKKED